CTGATCCGTAGTCAGACGCTCTATCCAGCTGAGCTACGGGCGCGTGGTAGTGTCCTGGGTATCGATGTAGAGCGGGACGCATAATAATGCGGTCGTGCCGGCTCTGCAAACGAAGGACCGATGAAACGTGTGTGAGCTTGCATCGGTTTCCTGACGCCGGCTCTCACCCCCCATCCGCGGGGAAGATCCCCGAGCCGGCGAGAAAATAGAAGTGATTCGTCGGCCCGTGACCCCGCCCGATCGGCAGGCCGTGACGGATGGCCTCCGTGACATACCGCTTCGCCCGCCCGACCGCTTCCTCCATCACAAACCCGCGCGCCAGCAAGGCCGCAATCGCCGAGGCATACGTGCACCCGGTGCCGTGGGTGTGCGGCGTATCGATGCGGGGGGTGCTGAACTCGGTGAACACGGCGCCGTCGTACAGGATGTCGATCGCGTCCGTCTCCCCTTCGAGGTGACCGCCTTTCACCAGTACATACGCCGGACCCATGGCATGGAGCCGGCGCGCAGCCTCGCGTGCGTCGTCGGCGGTGCGAATCGAACGTCCGGTGAGATGGGCCGCCTCGTGGGCATTCGGGGTGAGGAGGGTAGCCAGCGGAAAAAGATCCGAGATGAGCCGCCCCGTGGCGTCGTCGCTGATCAGCTTGAAGCCAGTCGTAGAAATCATGACGGGGTCGACGACCAGCGGCTTCGCCGCGCGATGGCGAAGTGCGCCGGCGACAACCTCGATGATCGCGGCCGACGACAACATGCCGGTCTTCACCGCGCCGATCGCGATGTCGTCAAATACGGCGTCCAGCTGCGCCTGGATGAGGTCGACCGGTAGATCAAACGCCCGCGTCACGGCCACGGTGTTCTGGGCCGTGATGGCCGTCAGCACCGACGCCGAAAAGACACCGTGCGCCTCCATGGCCTTGATGTCCGCCTGAATCCCCGCCCCGCCCCCGGAGTCGCTGCCGGCAATCGTCAGGGCCACTGGCTTGGTAGTGTGTCGCTGGTTTTCCATCATTCCCCAATCGCTATTCGCTAATCGTCTGTTCACTACTCGCTAATCCGATATCTTCTGACCGCCGCTTCCACATCGGCCTCCCCCAGAATCCCCGACACCACCGCCACGCCGTACGCGCCGGCGGAGCGGCATTCGGCTACCCGTTCCGGCGTCACCCCGCCGAGGGCGAATACCGGCAGGGCGACCGCGGCGCAGCAGGCGGCCAGGGCATCGAGGCCCGCAGCCGAAGCGCCGGGCTTGCTTGTAGTGGGATAAACCGGGCTAAAAAAGAGATAGTCGGCGCCCTGCGTCTCCGCCGCCCGGGCGTCGGCGAGGGTGTGGGCCGAGTAGCCAATCCACACATCCGGACCCAGTACGCGGCGCGCGTGCTCGACCGAGGGACCGCGGCTCCCCAGATGCACGCCGGCCACGCCGGAGCCGGCATATTCGGCCCTCGTATTCACCGAAACAAACACGGTCGGATCGATGCGCCGCACGAGATCGCCCACGGCCACGCCGAAGGAACATGCATCGGCGGCATGGTCCCGCAACTGTACCCAGCCAATGCCGGCCGAGACGGCCTCGATTACCCGTTCCTGGATCGCAGGATCTGTAAACCGATCGGCCACGAGCACCGTCCTCGGCAGCCGACCACCGAGCAGACGTTCACCACTCAACGGGATGCGCCCCCAACGTCTATCCGGCCTTCTTCCGGCGACGATGCCTTTGCATAAAATCGGCGCGGGATCCGGCCGGCGCGGTACGCCTCGCGGCCGGCGATGACGGCGTGCCGCATCGCCGAGGCCATCGTAACCGGGTGCTGCGCGTTGGAGATGGCGGTATTGAGCAGGATGCCGTCATAGCCCAATTCCATCGCCTTCGCGGCGTCGCTGGCGGTGCCGATGCCGGCGTCGACGAGTAGCGGGACGTAGTCGATCAGGTCCCGAATCAGGCTCAAGTTGTAGGGGTTGACAAGCCCCATACCGCTCCCTATAGGCGAGGCCAGCGGCATCACGGCCGCACACCCCATGTCGGCCAGCTTACGGCAAGTGATGGGGTCGTCGTTGCTATACGCCATGACGGTAAATCCGTCGTCAATCAACGTTTTTGCGGCCTTGAGCAACTGCTCTACATCCGGCATCAGCGTCTCGTGATCGCCGATCACTTCCAGTTTGATCAGATCGGTTTCCAACGCCTCGCGCGCGAGCTGGGCCACGAGCACAGCCTCCTTCGCCGTATAACAGCCGGCCGTATTCGGCAGCAGCCGGTATCCATGGGAGCGTAGCAGATCGAGCAGACTCTCCTCCCCCTGATCCGCGAGATTCACCCGCCGGATCGCCACCGTCACTAGCTCCGTCTTCGCCGCCGCCAGGGCATCGAGCAATACCTGGAGGTTCGGATACCCACTGGTGCCCAAAAGCAGCCGTGAAGTAAACACGTACTCGCCCACCCGAAAGGAGTCGGTGTCGCCTACGATCAGCCGATCATGAGTCATCATCTCTTACCTTACCTCTCCCTTTTCACTTTCCACTTTCCACTTTTCACTTTCCACCTTTCACTTCCCTTTTCCCTTTTAACTTTTACCTTTTAACTTTTCGTTCATCCTCCTTGCCGCGCCGTCACAATCTCCACCCGGTCGCCGGCCTGGAGCACCGTCGCCCCCCATTCGGAGCGGCGGACGATCTCGTCGTTGATGGCGACGGCCACGCCGCGCGCGTCTCCCGGTGAAATCCCAAGGTCGCGCAATACATCCGGCAGCCAGGTGTCGGGTGCGATCGTACGGTCGGTTCCGTTGATGCGGACGGTTAGGATGTCGGTCATGGCTTCAGGCAACGATTTAGTCATCCCCGCGCAGGCGGGAAACGAGCGAAGCGACTTACGAAACAATCCAGCCATCAGACTGGCATTTTTCTGGGTCCCCGCCTGCGCGGGGATGACTTGCTCCTTACGCAATACGCAAATCTCAGCAGTTTCTTAAACGCTCTAAAACCTCAACGGCGAAAACGGCTCCAGCC
This DNA window, taken from Rhodothermales bacterium, encodes the following:
- the thiD gene encoding bifunctional hydroxymethylpyrimidine kinase/phosphomethylpyrimidine kinase codes for the protein MMENQRHTTKPVALTIAGSDSGGGAGIQADIKAMEAHGVFSASVLTAITAQNTVAVTRAFDLPVDLIQAQLDAVFDDIAIGAVKTGMLSSAAIIEVVAGALRHRAAKPLVVDPVMISTTGFKLISDDATGRLISDLFPLATLLTPNAHEAAHLTGRSIRTADDAREAARRLHAMGPAYVLVKGGHLEGETDAIDILYDGAVFTEFSTPRIDTPHTHGTGCTYASAIAALLARGFVMEEAVGRAKRYVTEAIRHGLPIGRGHGPTNHFYFLAGSGIFPADGG
- a CDS encoding thiamine phosphate synthase, with protein sequence MSGERLLGGRLPRTVLVADRFTDPAIQERVIEAVSAGIGWVQLRDHAADACSFGVAVGDLVRRIDPTVFVSVNTRAEYAGSGVAGVHLGSRGPSVEHARRVLGPDVWIGYSAHTLADARAAETQGADYLFFSPVYPTTSKPGASAAGLDALAACCAAVALPVFALGGVTPERVAECRSAGAYGVAVVSGILGEADVEAAVRRYRISE
- a CDS encoding thiazole synthase, which translates into the protein MTHDRLIVGDTDSFRVGEYVFTSRLLLGTSGYPNLQVLLDALAAAKTELVTVAIRRVNLADQGEESLLDLLRSHGYRLLPNTAGCYTAKEAVLVAQLAREALETDLIKLEVIGDHETLMPDVEQLLKAAKTLIDDGFTVMAYSNDDPITCRKLADMGCAAVMPLASPIGSGMGLVNPYNLSLIRDLIDYVPLLVDAGIGTASDAAKAMELGYDGILLNTAISNAQHPVTMASAMRHAVIAGREAYRAGRIPRRFYAKASSPEEGRIDVGGASR
- the thiS gene encoding sulfur carrier protein ThiS — translated: MTDILTVRINGTDRTIAPDTWLPDVLRDLGISPGDARGVAVAINDEIVRRSEWGATVLQAGDRVEIVTARQGG